One Ezakiella massiliensis genomic window, GAAAGACCAAGTGCGACTTGGTCTTTTTTTGTTGGTTAGATTTTGTATTTTAAGTATATTTATCTACATGCAATTGGAAATAATATATCAACCCCATTGTATTTTATCCTTATTAAGGTCATAGCTTTTATTTGGTCCTTATTTCTCAAAGATTTAAGAGCAACAGAACAGGCATCAGCAACAAAATCATTAATTATTTTATTGTCTTTTATTTTTTCCCAATTACTTGATCTTGCAAGATTCTCGCTTAAAATTTCTGTAGATACTTCAGATTTATATTCCTCTTCTCTGTTGTATAAGAATCTCTTTAAATTTATTAGATGAGCTTGCACTTCTTTTATTTCACTAGAATTTAAATTCACCTCAGTCTGAGTTTTTTCTAAAAGCTTAATCCCCTTTTCAGGAGTAACTATAAAACCTAACAAACAAGATATGATAAACAAAAAAATAATAGTCGCTAAATCTTTACCTCTCATTATAAACCTCCGCCGGAATATAAAGTAAATATTCACCTAAACTTATCTTTAGAAAATTATTTCCATTACTTACTGGATCTAGTTCATAAGTATATTTTTGATTTTTATTGAAAAACCTAAAAAAATTCGAGAAATAATTCTCTTCATACTTTTCAAAAAATAAATTCGTATTAGACTTCATAATCGGCAAAATCTCTGAATTATTAGTCAAATCTATCTCTACCAAGTCTAAACTAAGTGATGGATAAGCTTGGAGTGCCCTAAAAAACACTCCAAGCAAAAATCCAAGAAATAAAATTAATAATATTTTCTTAGTGTTGAGAACCTTGTTCAAAATCTTCCTCCCCCTTTGTTTTTTTAATAATATTATCACTTACCAAGTGAAAATCAACAATTTTTCCTATTTGAATCCACCTTTATTATACCATGTATTTGCATTTTTTCTCAGACAGTTGGCACTTATTTTTTCGGACAGTTGATTTTATAAGCCTACGATGATAAAATATATTTAGGTGGTGGATATGAATAAAACTTCTCAAGAGATATATGATATACTTTTATCAAAAATCAGAAACAAAAACTACTTGCCTGGTGACAAGTTGCCTTCAATAAGGTATCAGGCTTCTTTTTTTAATGTAAAGAAATATTATATTGAGTATGCATATGAAAAATTGAGAATCCAGGGCTATGTAAAATCAGTCGCTGGCAAGGGTTATTTTGTTATAAGTAATCAAGGTAGATATATGTCAGATGTGGATAATGTTCCACAATCAACAGACACAATTGTTCCCATGTTGCAAATTTTTTATAAAAATGACTCCTACAGAAAACTAACCGACTCTTTATTGTTAAGGGGTCTAAAGAATACATACAATTTAAAACTAGACTCCCTCTACTATTCATCTTCAGGAATTGGTATGCCTAGACTTCGCGAGGAAATTTCTAAGTACTTGTCCAAACTTTATGGTCATTACATTCACCCGGATAGGATTCTCATATCTTCATCAAAAAAAGACTTGGTTGATTATTTGCTAAATGAGTTTAATAAAAAATACATTCTCTTGGAAGAATATAATAAAACTAGCGACTCTAATCTTTTTCAAGCTTATAGAAATAAAATTAGATATATCAAAATGGATGATGATGGAGTAAAGGTTGACGATCTTCCCAAAAAACCCAGCCTTTTATTCATAGAGAGCCACAACCAACTACCGACTTGTATTAACTATTCTCCCCAGCGAATCAATGAGCTTGAAAAATTTTGCCTGCAAAATAATATTTTTATTATAGATGATTTATATAACAGGCAATTTATCTTTGAACACAAGAATATTTTGTATAATAAAAAGAATTTGTTTTTGATTGACGACCTTGCCGCTGTTTTCCCAAGGTCTATTAAATTTGCCTATATGGTAGTGCCCACCAATTTTGAAGCCACAAATTATAAATCAAGTGCTTCATCTTTAACTGAAAACTTTGTCCTGAGTTTGTTTGAGGATGGAAGTTTTTACCAAACTACAGATAAAATATGGTTCCTCTTGAATGATGTTCGTGATAGATTTATCCTAGAGTTAAAGAAAAGAAATATAAAATTTTATGAGCCATTATCTGGACCATATATAAGTGTAATTATAGATGGCAAATTAAAGATAAGGCAAATAAAAAAACAAATTAAATTAACTCCCTTTGAAATTAATGGGCAGTTTTTTAAAACAAGTGATGGCCTCGATGCAGTATCTTTTAAATATATAAATATAAAATTAGATAAAGTCGGAGAATTCATTGATTTCCTATTTTTTAACAAGCTGTCTTTAAATTAGTATAAGAAGTATGTAAGTTGTCTTGTATGCAATAAAAATCATTTGACAAAGTCCATCCTCTCCTTTAAAATTAATGTAGAAGAAGCAATCAAGGAGAGCATATGAGAAAGTTTTTAGATAAATTTATAATGGTTGTCATGTTTTTTGCAGTCATGTTTTTTGCAGGCTTTTCAACTTACAGGCTAGCTGCAGGCTTAGATGCAGTCATCGACTTCACTGCTAACTGGCAGCGTTTGATAGTGGGCCTGGCTGTCCTATATGTATTTGTGTTTGCTGCCTTAGGTCTACAAATTGTTTTTCACGAGCTGGGCCACATGGTCTTTGGATTTTTAACTGGCTACAGGCTTTTATATTTTAGGATTGGCTCATACACGCTGGCAAATACAGAGGCCGGCATGCAAAAAAGAGTCTTCACCATACCGGGAACGGGCGGTCAATGCCTGATGATTCCTAAGAAAAGATCAGATGGGTCCTACCCCTTTGTCCTCTATAATCTGGGTGGAGTTATTGCAAATCTAATCCTATCTGCCCTCGCCTATATAATTTTTAGAAATGTCGGCAACCAAATCACCCAGGCCTTTTTAATAATCTTTATCTCTGTGGGAATTTATTTGGCCATAACAAATCTAATCCCCTTCCAGGCCATGGTAAATGACGGCAGGAATATTATCAATCTTTTAAAAAGTGCAGAGACCAGGGACAGATTATACGAATCCATGTACATGGAAAAAGAAGAGATAAACGGCAGAGAATACAAGGTCGACTACTCAGACCTAACAGATTTAACCAAGATTTTTAACCAAGAAGCTTATATAAATCAAGCTGGCGACCTGATCTTTGAGAGAAAATTTGACCAGGCGGCAGAAAATTTGCAAAGGCTCTTGCAAGTGGACGGTCTCAATATTATCTTTAAGAATTTTACCAAGAACTTTTTAGAAGTAATTTATCTTATAAAAAACGATGAGGAAAATTTAAAGACCATCGACCACGATAAGGCCTACAAAAATTATCTTAAAAGCAAAAACATGCCCATGGTTTACCTGGTAAACTACCTGAGGGCCAAGCATGATGGAGACCCAAAGGCCCATAACTTTAGAGAAAATATTGAGAATATGAGGGGGAAATATCTCTTCCCACCGAGCTTAGAAAAAATAATAGACCTTATGAATTATGCGGACGACTTGGGAGGTGACTATGTATAGGAAAAGATTTTTACAGACCTTTAAAAATATTGCCATTGTAATGATATTTTTTTGGCTGCGCGAGCAGGGTTATATAAATAATTGGGGCTTTGTAATCGGGGCACTCGCCACAATTATCTTGGTAGCGGTATTGACCCAGCGTTTTACGGTCAAGCGAACCATGAAAAACCTGGACGATTTAAAGGCCATGACTCCCCTATTGAAATCCGACCCACAATCTTATTTCGATCAGCTGGACGGACTCATCCAGTCTTCCAATGGCTACGAGCACGATTATTTAATTTTACACAAGGCCAACACCCTGGCAAAGATTAACAAAGCTGACCAGGCCATCAAGGTCCTTGAAGCCTACCATCCCAAGTATTTGGATACAGCAAATCTGGGCGTTTATTACAACAATCTCTTGGGACTCTTGGTCCAAACAAAAGAGACCAAAAAGGCCCGGGCCGTTTACAATGAGTACAAGGATATCTTGGAGGCCAACTTTTCATCGTCATTTGCCTATTCAATCTATACCAATATTGCAAATTTAAAATACCAGGAGGGCCACAAAGCCCAAGCCCAAGAATTTTTGGACAAGGCTATGGCCGCGACTGATGATGAAAAGATTAGAGAAAATATAAAAAAAT contains:
- a CDS encoding GntR family transcriptional regulator, which produces MNKTSQEIYDILLSKIRNKNYLPGDKLPSIRYQASFFNVKKYYIEYAYEKLRIQGYVKSVAGKGYFVISNQGRYMSDVDNVPQSTDTIVPMLQIFYKNDSYRKLTDSLLLRGLKNTYNLKLDSLYYSSSGIGMPRLREEISKYLSKLYGHYIHPDRILISSSKKDLVDYLLNEFNKKYILLEEYNKTSDSNLFQAYRNKIRYIKMDDDGVKVDDLPKKPSLLFIESHNQLPTCINYSPQRINELEKFCLQNNIFIIDDLYNRQFIFEHKNILYNKKNLFLIDDLAAVFPRSIKFAYMVVPTNFEATNYKSSASSLTENFVLSLFEDGSFYQTTDKIWFLLNDVRDRFILELKKRNIKFYEPLSGPYISVIIDGKLKIRQIKKQIKLTPFEINGQFFKTSDGLDAVSFKYINIKLDKVGEFIDFLFFNKLSLN
- a CDS encoding M50 family metallopeptidase — its product is MRKFLDKFIMVVMFFAVMFFAGFSTYRLAAGLDAVIDFTANWQRLIVGLAVLYVFVFAALGLQIVFHELGHMVFGFLTGYRLLYFRIGSYTLANTEAGMQKRVFTIPGTGGQCLMIPKKRSDGSYPFVLYNLGGVIANLILSALAYIIFRNVGNQITQAFLIIFISVGIYLAITNLIPFQAMVNDGRNIINLLKSAETRDRLYESMYMEKEEINGREYKVDYSDLTDLTKIFNQEAYINQAGDLIFERKFDQAAENLQRLLQVDGLNIIFKNFTKNFLEVIYLIKNDEENLKTIDHDKAYKNYLKSKNMPMVYLVNYLRAKHDGDPKAHNFRENIENMRGKYLFPPSLEKIIDLMNYADDLGGDYV